The DNA sequence GCCATGGCCAACTTCTACAACATCTACCGGCCGTACCAGGGCGTCCTCACCGGGGTGTTGACCATGAACCAGATGGCCAACCCGACCAACTTCATCTGCGGTGCGATCGCGGGCCTGGCCAACAACACCGCCGAATCCGACGCACAGCTGTGCGCCCAGTACATGGGCCCGCTGTTCAACTCGCTCGCCTCCAGCTACCCATACGGCGCGGTCACCCCGCCGATCACCCCCACCGCGGAGCCCCAACAGATCTGGGACTCGCAGAAGCCAGGGACGCAGACCCCACCGGGTGTGCAGCCGGTCTCCGACCGGCCTGACCCGCTGATCAACGTGGTCAACAAGGGCGACAACCTCACCGACACCCTGCTCGTGACGGGAGATGCGTAGATGTTTCGCAACCGACCCAGTGGCCGAATTCTGACGGCAGGTGCACTCGGCGCCGTCGTGCTGCTCTCCGGTGCCGGATGCACCTGGGAGGGTCTCAACTCCCTGCCGCTACCCGGAGCGCAGGGCAGGGGGGAGGGTGCGTACGAGATCACCCTCGAGATGCCCAACGTCACCACCATCACCCGCAACTCCCCGGTCCGGGTGAACGACGTCAACGTCGGGTCGATCACGGACATGCAGGTGGAGGACTACACGGCGATCGTCACGGTCTCGCTCAACGAGGATGTCCGGCTCCCGGCCAACGCACATGCGAAGATCGGGCAGACCAGCCTCCTGGGGTCGCAACATCTCGAGATCTTCCCGCCCCCGGACGGCGAACCCGAGGGCTCGCTCTCCGACGGGGACGTCATCCCGTTGGCCCGCGCCGGAGTGTACCCGACCACGGAGCAGACGCTGTCGGCCTTGTCGGTCGTCCTGACCGACGGCGGGCTGGCGCAGTTCGAGACCATCGCCAGCGAGCTCAACACCGCGTTGGACGGCCGGCAGGTCGACGCCAAGGAGGTCATCACCCAGCTGGAGACCACCGTGAGCGGCCTCGACGAGCAGCGGGCCGACATCATCGCCGCCATGGACGGGCTGGACCGGCTGTCCCGCCAGATCAACGACCAGACCGACACCCTGGCCAGAGC is a window from the Dietzia sp. JS16-p6b genome containing:
- a CDS encoding MCE family protein; translation: MFRNRPSGRILTAGALGAVVLLSGAGCTWEGLNSLPLPGAQGRGEGAYEITLEMPNVTTITRNSPVRVNDVNVGSITDMQVEDYTAIVTVSLNEDVRLPANAHAKIGQTSLLGSQHLEIFPPPDGEPEGSLSDGDVIPLARAGVYPTTEQTLSALSVVLTDGGLAQFETIASELNTALDGRQVDAKEVITQLETTVSGLDEQRADIIAAMDGLDRLSRQINDQTDTLARALAQMPEAVALINDQKQELTTAMVSLGDFGNKANQVIDAGGGQNLVDNLRDITPVLDSLANAGRDLTRALSVLITFPFPQAGIDNFLRGDYANLYIHADTTMPRLSETFLLGTEFGNRMAGLEGYVGLAPNPLAGANPFSLDIPRPEHSGEEPFAELPPEPGSGAPTEEAPR